A window of Kribbella amoyensis contains these coding sequences:
- a CDS encoding class I SAM-dependent methyltransferase, which produces MGSDANGSSAGAVGLDADALDAGVLGAEVLGMVAANEADWDARAPLHAASAFYGRPAEYWFADYEWEDLGELRGRDIVHLQCHLGTETIAFARRGANTTGLDLSAKSLDEARRIAAAADVDVDYVHANVYDAAGALGGRQFDVVYTGKGALCYLPDLARWADVVTRLLKPGGFVYIAEFHPLLNSLRPVSLPGESEDLVLRNDYLEGRGPIAHDSDVTYTGDVVPGRQRSYEWMHGLGELVTTLAAAGLRIDVLRESEVLQWPRWPSMVQTPEGWWRLPDEAPRIPLLFALKATKI; this is translated from the coding sequence GTGGGGTCGGACGCGAACGGGTCGAGTGCGGGCGCGGTGGGGTTGGACGCCGATGCGCTGGATGCCGGGGTGCTGGGCGCTGAGGTGTTGGGCATGGTCGCGGCCAACGAGGCGGACTGGGATGCGCGGGCGCCTCTGCACGCGGCCAGTGCGTTCTACGGCCGGCCGGCCGAGTACTGGTTCGCCGACTACGAGTGGGAGGACCTGGGCGAGCTGCGCGGGCGCGACATCGTCCATCTGCAGTGCCACCTCGGGACCGAGACGATCGCGTTCGCCCGCCGAGGTGCGAACACCACCGGTCTGGACCTCTCGGCGAAGTCGCTGGACGAAGCTCGACGGATCGCAGCGGCGGCCGACGTGGACGTCGACTACGTGCACGCCAACGTGTACGACGCCGCGGGTGCTCTGGGTGGACGGCAGTTCGATGTCGTCTACACGGGCAAGGGTGCGCTTTGCTATCTCCCCGATCTCGCTCGCTGGGCCGACGTGGTGACGCGACTGCTCAAGCCGGGTGGGTTCGTCTACATCGCGGAGTTCCATCCGCTGCTCAACTCGTTGCGGCCGGTTTCGCTGCCGGGGGAGTCCGAGGATCTCGTTCTGCGCAACGACTACCTGGAGGGTCGTGGTCCGATCGCGCACGACTCCGACGTCACGTACACGGGCGACGTCGTCCCGGGGCGCCAGCGCAGCTACGAGTGGATGCACGGTCTCGGCGAACTCGTCACCACCCTCGCTGCCGCGGGTCTGCGGATCGACGTGCTGCGCGAGTCCGAGGTACTCCAGTGGCCTCGCTGGCCCTCCATGGTGCAGACCCCCGAGGGCTGGTGGCGCCTGCCGGACGAAGCACCCCGCATCCCTCTCCTGTTCGCCCTGAAGGCCACCAAGATCTGA